A genomic stretch from Haloarchaeobius amylolyticus includes:
- a CDS encoding Hvo_1808 family surface protein: MKAKAIQTVTVVALVLLAGCFGFGGSDGGPGVGDDTGPFADPAVDTIGWENGYWYNETIAVDQSDGLTEAEQAAFLARSMARVEVLRGLEFEEPVEVSVISRDEQRAKSANGSTDSENKNRWNDQVWEALFISDEQQRIEDEFGSVAGSAVLGYYAAGTNKVVMVSDDPDRLVVNNATFVHELVHALQDQHFDIKRVQDQAKTQDQQLAANGLIEGEAEYIEAQYVERCTSGEWDCVKTPKTEAGGGSSDVNLGILVTIFQPYSDGPWFVHQLVQDGGWEAVNALWANPPQSSSAIIHPDRAVDPVAVTIDDRARNGWQTFEHGSDTVGEASLYSMFWYQSRQYNVSTINTSTFGTPSGLYDRFDYRSPPSDGWVGDAVLPYQNDGEYGHVFVTEWATPADATEFRQAYEAILAGQGGSEQSPGVWVIPEGGFADAFHVHQTGTTVTIVNGPTVDDLADIRP, encoded by the coding sequence GTGAAGGCGAAGGCGATACAGACAGTCACGGTCGTCGCGCTCGTCCTCCTCGCCGGCTGTTTCGGGTTCGGGGGCTCCGACGGCGGACCGGGTGTCGGTGACGACACCGGGCCGTTCGCCGACCCCGCAGTCGACACGATCGGCTGGGAGAACGGGTACTGGTACAACGAGACGATAGCCGTCGACCAGAGCGACGGACTGACCGAAGCGGAACAGGCGGCGTTCCTCGCGCGGTCGATGGCCCGCGTCGAGGTACTCCGGGGGCTCGAGTTCGAAGAGCCCGTGGAGGTCTCGGTCATCTCGCGGGACGAACAGCGCGCGAAGTCCGCCAACGGCAGCACCGACAGCGAGAACAAGAACCGCTGGAACGACCAGGTGTGGGAGGCGCTGTTCATCTCCGACGAGCAACAGCGCATCGAGGACGAGTTCGGCTCGGTCGCCGGCTCGGCCGTCCTCGGCTACTACGCCGCCGGGACGAACAAGGTCGTCATGGTGAGCGACGACCCCGACCGGCTCGTCGTCAACAACGCGACGTTCGTCCACGAGCTGGTCCACGCGCTCCAGGACCAGCACTTCGACATCAAGCGCGTACAGGACCAGGCGAAGACCCAGGACCAGCAACTCGCCGCCAACGGGCTCATCGAGGGTGAGGCCGAGTACATCGAGGCGCAGTACGTCGAGCGCTGCACCAGCGGCGAGTGGGACTGCGTGAAGACGCCCAAGACCGAGGCCGGTGGTGGCAGCAGCGACGTGAACCTCGGCATCCTCGTCACCATCTTCCAGCCGTACTCCGACGGCCCGTGGTTCGTCCACCAGCTCGTCCAGGACGGCGGCTGGGAGGCCGTGAACGCCCTGTGGGCGAACCCGCCGCAGTCCTCGAGCGCCATCATCCACCCGGACCGCGCGGTCGACCCCGTCGCGGTGACCATCGACGACCGGGCGCGAAACGGCTGGCAGACCTTCGAACACGGCAGCGACACCGTCGGCGAGGCGTCGCTGTACTCGATGTTCTGGTACCAGTCCCGCCAGTACAACGTCTCGACCATCAACACCTCGACGTTCGGGACGCCCTCGGGCCTCTACGACCGGTTCGACTACCGGAGCCCGCCCTCGGACGGCTGGGTCGGTGACGCGGTCCTGCCCTACCAGAACGACGGCGAGTACGGCCACGTCTTCGTGACGGAGTGGGCGACGCCCGCCGACGCGACCGAGTTCCGGCAGGCCTACGAGGCCATCCTCGCGGGCCAGGGCGGCAGCGAGCAGTCGCCCGGCGTCTGGGTCATCCCCGAGGGCGGCTTCGCGGACGCCTTCCACGTCCACCAGACCGGCACCACGGTCACCATCGTCAACGGGCCGACCGTCGACGACCTCGCCGACATCCGGCCGTAG
- a CDS encoding bacterio-opsin activator domain-containing protein has product MSDTNIDDGTATMAPTLGRDDRDGTFGGSTLDAIPTQFAVLDTDGTIVYTNDAWRDFARDNDYKEDPGMVGANYLDVCDQSATDDATDAATGIRGVLDDDRDTYSLEYPCHSPAAKRWFVMRASRFSHGDDDFVLVLHLDITGRKESEAAVEHRNRQLEQVNRVGRLVREVIGSLLDVSRREDIESIVCRELSTARFCRLAWVVDRSVTGHIRPRDGAGEDDLLEELAALTPETVEGTTVGEALDGQGPLVQRDRDDAVQRLAAATGCTAYLAVPLTYRGARYGTLVVHTAQPDAFGELERDAFAVLGNTLGYAINAVESRELLHGDYATELRLAVDDPHAPLATVARTVDATLEVTSSGVADDGLRVFVEAAGVDPETVVESLTAHDDVAHASVLGERGGRCRFSCVLTAGSPLLSVAQRGASNRNATIAAGEYELTVEAASTADVGDLVGQLQAEFDRVDLRAKKRVERESDSALAYWERLEARLTDRQLAILEASFDAGYFEWPRAADGGDLADSFDISAPTFHEHLRAGLGKVMSELFEGER; this is encoded by the coding sequence ATGAGTGACACCAACATCGACGACGGGACCGCCACGATGGCGCCGACGCTGGGGAGAGACGACCGAGACGGAACGTTCGGGGGCTCGACGCTCGACGCGATTCCGACCCAGTTCGCGGTGCTCGACACCGACGGGACCATCGTGTACACGAACGACGCGTGGCGAGACTTCGCTCGTGACAACGACTACAAGGAGGACCCGGGGATGGTCGGGGCGAACTACCTCGACGTCTGCGACCAGAGCGCGACCGACGACGCGACCGACGCGGCCACCGGCATCAGGGGGGTCCTCGACGACGACCGCGACACCTACTCGCTGGAGTACCCCTGCCACAGCCCGGCGGCGAAGCGCTGGTTCGTCATGCGGGCGAGCCGGTTCTCCCACGGGGACGACGACTTCGTCCTCGTGCTCCACCTCGACATCACCGGCCGGAAGGAGTCCGAGGCCGCGGTCGAACACCGGAACCGCCAGCTCGAACAGGTCAACCGCGTCGGCCGGCTCGTCCGGGAGGTCATCGGGTCGCTGCTCGACGTCTCCCGCCGCGAGGACATCGAGTCCATCGTCTGCCGGGAGCTCTCGACCGCCCGGTTCTGCCGGCTCGCGTGGGTCGTCGACCGGAGCGTCACCGGGCACATCCGCCCCCGGGACGGCGCCGGCGAGGACGACCTCCTCGAGGAACTCGCCGCGCTCACCCCGGAGACGGTCGAGGGGACCACGGTCGGCGAGGCGCTCGACGGCCAGGGGCCGCTCGTCCAGCGCGACCGGGACGACGCGGTCCAGCGTCTCGCGGCCGCGACGGGCTGTACCGCCTACCTCGCGGTCCCGCTGACCTACCGGGGCGCCCGGTACGGGACGCTCGTCGTCCACACCGCCCAGCCCGACGCGTTCGGCGAACTCGAACGCGACGCCTTCGCGGTCCTGGGGAACACGCTGGGGTACGCGATCAACGCCGTCGAGTCGCGGGAACTGCTCCACGGCGACTACGCGACCGAGTTGCGGCTGGCCGTCGACGACCCCCACGCGCCGCTCGCGACCGTCGCCCGGACCGTCGACGCCACGCTCGAGGTGACGAGCAGCGGGGTCGCCGACGACGGCCTCCGGGTGTTCGTCGAGGCCGCGGGCGTCGACCCCGAGACGGTCGTCGAGTCGCTGACGGCCCACGACGACGTCGCACACGCGTCGGTCCTCGGGGAGCGCGGCGGGCGCTGCCGGTTCTCGTGCGTCCTCACGGCGGGGTCGCCGCTGCTCTCGGTGGCCCAGCGGGGCGCGAGCAACCGGAACGCGACGATCGCGGCCGGCGAGTACGAACTCACCGTCGAGGCGGCCTCGACCGCCGACGTGGGGGACCTCGTCGGGCAGCTCCAGGCCGAGTTCGACCGGGTCGACCTCCGGGCGAAGAAACGGGTCGAGCGCGAGTCGGACAGCGCCCTCGCGTACTGGGAGCGCCTCGAGGCGCGGCTCACCGACCGCCAGCTGGCCATCCTCGAGGCCTCCTTCGACGCGGGCTACTTCGAGTGGCCGCGGGCGGCCGACGGCGGCGACCTCGCGGACTCCTTCGACATCTCCGCGCCGACCTTCCACGAGCACCTGCGCGCGGGGCTCGGGAAGGTGATGAGCGAGCTGTTCGAGGGCGAGCGCTGA